DNA sequence from the Streptomyces cinnabarinus genome:
ACCGCCCGCCCCGCTGATCGCCTCCAACCTCCAGTGCCCCCTCTCCCGATTGTCCTGGCACTGCGCAGGCACTAGGTAAAGAATGCGGGCAGTTCTAGGTGATCGTAAAGCGATCGATGCCGGATTAATTCTCCTTGAGGCCGGAATAATTCGAACTAGACTAATTTGTATTGACCGGCTCCGATTCACGATGACACGCTGCCGGACATGATTCGCACTCGTCAACTTCTCCCATTGATAGCCGGCGTGGTGCCGTTGGCACTCGCGGTCCAGAGCGGGGTGAGCGGGGCGGCATCCCGAGCCTCCCCCGCCGGCGCTGGACAGGCCACTGTCGCGGCGGAACGGCCGAATATCGTCTTCGTCCTCACCGACGACATGTCCTCGAACCTCCTCCAGTACATGCCGGAGGTCCGCAAGCTCCAGTCCCAGGGCACGACGTTCGGCGACTACGTGGTCAGCAACTCGCTCTGCTGCCCGTCCCGTTCGTCCATCTTCACCGGCCGGTACCCCCACAACACCGGAGTCCTCAGCAACGAAGGACCGAACGGCGGCTTCAACGCCTTCCACGACGGGGGACAGGAACGGGACACCTTCGCCACGGCCCTGAAGGCCAAGGGCTACCGGACCGCGATGATGGGCAAGTACCTCAACGGCTACAGCCCCGGGGACACCGTTGACGGTCAACGGCCGTACGTGCCACCGGGCTGGAGCCAGTGGGATGTCGTCGGCGGCGGCTACAAGGGCTACAAATACGACCTCGCCCACAACCACAGTGTCCAGTCGCACGGCGACAGGCCCAAGGACTACCTGACCGACGTGCTCAGCAAGAAGAGCAACGCCTTCGTCAAGAAGTCCGCGGCAGCGAGCAAGCCTTTCCTTCTGGAGGTCGCACTCTTCACGCCGCACGGTCCGTCCACGCCCGCGCCTCGGGACGAGGACGCCTTCCCCGGACTGACAGCGCCGCGCAGCCCCGCGTTCGACACCCTGCCGACCGACGCGCCGCGATGGCTGGCCCGCCAGGACCGGCTGAGCCCACACGAGAAGAACAAGATCGATGAGAAGTTCCGCAAGCGGGCGCAGTCGCTCCAGTCGATCGACCGGATGATCGGCAAACTCCGCGCCACTGTGGCCCGGGCCGGCGAAGCCGACAAAACCTACTTCGTCTTCAGCTCCGACAACGGCTTCCACCTCGGCGAGTACAGGCTCAAGGCGGGTAAGCAGACCGCGTTCGACACCGACGTCCGCGTACCGCTGGTGATCGCCGGCCCCGGGGTCGCGGCTGGGCGGACGAGTGACGCCCAGGTATCGAACATCGACCTCGCACCCACCTTCCAGCGCATCGGTGGCGCCCCGGTGTCGCCCCGGGTGGACGGGCACAGCCTGCTTCCGCTGCTGGACGGCGGATGGGACGCCAACTCGCGCCAGGCCAACCTCATCGAGCACCGCCACGCCAAGAGGTCGCCGGGAGACCCCGACAACAACGGCGGGGAGAGCATCAGCCCGCCCGACTATCACGCCCTGCGCACCAACGCGTACACCTACGTCGAGTACGGCAACGGAGCGATGGAGTACTACGACCTCCGAACCGACCCCTATCAATTGCGCAACGTCGTGAGTCAGTTGAGCGGCGCCCGGCGTGCGGAACTCCACGATGCGCTGACCCGCCTGAAGCAGTGCGACGGCGACGGCTGCTGGAGTGCCGGACACCCGTAAGCCTTCCGATCCACGCCGGCGAAATTGGGCTCCGATGCCCAGGCCGTCCCCCTCGGCCCGGGCCTCGGTCCGTTCCGGCGCGAAGCGCAGTGGTTCACCGAGCGCCTGGTCGGCTCGTGCCTAGGCCACGACGCCCGCCTCGACCAAGCGACGGAGCGATGTCGGCGAGGTCCGCTGTCGGTGCAGGGCGACGGCGCCGAGCGCGGCTGCGAAGGAGCCCAGTCCGGACGAACGCACCTCAGGCTGCGGACCCGGACCTCGTACGGCATGGGAGGCCAGCTCGTGTGCGATCGACTCCATGACCGCCGGACAGGCAGCGACCAGTTCGCCGCCCACGACGATCACATCGGGTCCGACGGCATGGCACAGATCGGCCAGCACCCGGCCGACCTGGGCGCCGGCTCGCGCTACGACCGAATGTGCCGTGCGGTCGCCCGAGCCCAACGCGGCCTCCAGCTCTGGTAGATCCATGGCAGGGCCGCCCACGCTGCGGCAGGCGTTCAGCACGGCTCCGACCGAGGCCACCGTCTCCAGGCACCCCGTCTTGCCGCACTCGCAGGGCGCACCGTCCGCATCCACGGTGATGTGGCCGAACTGCCCGGCGGTCCCGTGAGCACCGCGGTGCAGCCGGCCAGCCACCACGAGACCGCCGCCGACGTCGTGCGACAGCCGCAGGTACAGCACGTCCTGCGCCCCCGTGGCCGCACCCCAGACGGTCTCCGCCAGCGCTGCGAGCCGTGCGGCGTGGTCGACCGGAGCCCGGGTTCCGAAGCGTTCGCGAACCAGCTCTGCCACGCCGCCGTGCCGGACGGTCAGGAGGGAGCTGCGTTCCGGCGGTCCGGCCATCCCCACGCCGATGCCGTTGACGCCATCCGATCGCAGCGTCCCGCCGGTCAGGGCGTCCGCCAGCCGCCATGCGAGATCGACCCGGACCGGCCACGCCACGTCGACGCCATGCGGCTCGTGCGCCGTACCGACGATCTCGTGCGACGCGTCCATCGCGGCCACCCGCACCGCATCACGCGCGAATTCGATGCCCAGCACATGGCCGGCCTCGGGATTCAGGGCCAGGACCTCCGCCGGGCGACCCCGCTTGCGCAGGATCGCCTGTGGTACCGAGGCGAGGACGGCGCCCTCGTCCAGGAGCGTGGCGACGACGTCATAGAGCGTGGTCCGGGACAGACCGCTCAGGGCCCCCAACCGGCCCCGAGTCAGCGGACCGTGCTTGCGTAACAGGTGCAGGACCCGAGGTCCGTGTCGTGTCGTCATGTTCGGCATGGCGGAAGACGCATTCCCCTCTTCGATCACGACTGCGCCGGAACGGCGAGTCCTTCGCGCACGTGGCGTCAGGAAGGTAGAGAGCGTTCTTGTGGGAACTCTGTGAGCCGCCGGAAGACCTTCGACGGCCGTCTCGGCCCGAAGTGACGCGGGCCTCACCGATATTCGGCATGTCATTTCTGTCACTTCTTGGCGGAAAAATTCACGCTGCGTAGCGTCTACTCCCGTCGGCAGCAACCGGCTTGAGAGCCCTCCTGCGCCATACCCAGGACGTCACCGACGTGCCGTAACGGCCCCGTTTCCTGCCGAGTCCGGTCAGGCGCCGTAGGTGCGCCTTCCTCACCCGCTTTCCGTCCCGCACGGCGCGAGGAGAGAGGAACCCTGATGACCACCTCGCCCAACCCCTATGTGCTCACCCGCCGGAGAACGCTCACCGCGATGGCCGGCGCCGCCATGGCCGGATCAGCGATCGTCTTCACCACCCCACGCACCCTCGCCGCGGACGACGAGCCGGCCGCCGCGGCGGCTCGCAGGCTGCCGCTGACCGTCGTCAACCACAGCGGTGAGTTCGCCAACCGCTCCGTCCATCTGTACATCGTGGGCACCAAGGGAGACCGGCAGGTCAGGGTGACACGGCGCGGCACCGTGGAGCGCGTCAAGCTCTCCGACAACCGCGACAACGGCTTCACGGACTACGCCATCCCGCTGGCCGCCCGGGGCAACACCGAGCTCCGGCTGCCGTACATGTCCGGCCGCACCTATGTGGCGCTGGGCCACAAGCTGAAGTTCAAGGCCGTCCGGGGCGCGGACGGCAACGTCGCCCTGCAGCATCCCGCGGGCTGGGTCGAGTCCGACGAACATGGACGCCCGGCTCTCGGCCAGACGCTCCGCCAGCCGTACACGGCGCGGCAGAACAAGATCGGACATCACGTCGGTCCTTCCACATGACTTCAGAAGGGGGTGTTGACAACGCGCCCGCACCGTAGGGACCGACCTTGTGGAAATCCTGTGACGATCAGGAAGAGTCGCCGCTCGAGCCGTGGCAGACCCGCCCTCCGTGCCGTGCCCGGACGGCGAACCCATCGGGATAAACGATGGCGTGGCCGGTCTCGCCACGCAGCCGGCTCCGTTCGTCGTGGTGCAGCACCGTGGGACGCTCGGTGAGGACGGCAACGCTCTCGAAAGGCCACCACCGCCCGGCGGAACGCGCGACGCGCATGAGCCCGGCCAGCCGCTCCGCCTCGGCGAGGGAGCACGGGCCTCGGAAGTAGTCGTAGAAGCCAAGCTGTTCGGCGTCATGCTGGCCGGGCACGGACTTGAGGCCCGAGCCCCGGCGCACTCGCGGAGGATCATGTCCCGGACCCGATCCTCGGCCTGGGCCCAGGCGTCGTCCGTCACCCGGTCCCGCAGCGAGGGCTCGACACGGTCCCGTACGCCGACCCAGACCCGGTCGCGGAGCCGTTCCCCGACCTCGGTCCGGAGCAGATTGCGTACCGACGTGACCTGCTTGAGGTCCGAACCCCTCATGCCTTCCCAGATCCGGGCCCACACGTGGTCGTCCACCCGGGCCCGGACCGGCGCACCGACTTCGGCAAAGACCTCACTACAAACCCGGGCGCGGACCTGATCACCCGCCTGATGTCCGGCGCGGCCCCCGACTTGATCCCGGACCTGCGTCTCGACCCCGTCCCAGAGATCGGCCCCCACCTGATCCCTGACCTCGGCCTTCGCTTCCGCCACAGCCCAAGAGCCGACGGCTCCCGCCGGCCAGCCACTCGTCCGCGACCTCGGACATCGCACGAATCTGGAGTTCGGTGAGCTTTTCGATCTTCACGGTTCGGTGTTCTCCGCTCGCACCATCAGGTTCGGAGGATGTGCTCCGGGTCCTGGGCCGCCGCATGGGCGTACTCCCAGAAATCGAGGTGTCCGATGGCCAGGTTCACGTGCATCTCATTGACCAGCGCGGGCAGCAGGCGGAACACACAGCCCAGTTCCTCGTCATCGTCCTCGTCCAGTTCCTCATCCCTGGTCGAGACCGCGAGCAGGGCGTACTCGCCCCTCATCGAAGCGGCATCGGCGAGGAACACGACCTCCAGACGCGGATCGCCCAGCAGAGTGGACAGCACCACCACTTCCGGGCTCGCTCCCTCGAAGGCCCGGTCGTCCACCACGTGAGTGTCCCTCTCGTACTCGGCGCAGCCCTCGGCGAGCTGCTCGACGACCACTCGCCACGCTCCATCGTCCGAGAAATCCGTGCGCACAACGAGGGCCTCGGTTTCGAAGTCATGACCCGTCCGGTCGATCAGAGGTCGCATGCGCTGACCCTAGCCTTCGGACCAGCCGCCACTCGGCACACACGGACGGATCTCCTAGGGCACCGCAATAACTGCCGTTCACCGAGCAATTTCTGACCGAAGTCATCAGTCGCTGCTGTATACGTTCACCGACAAGTCGCCATGAAAGATGGAGAGTTAGGAAATCACATGCGAAAGATGTGCATTCTCGCCCTGCCGCTCGCACTATCGGCCGTGCTCCTAGTCGGCGGACAGGGCGGAGCCTCCACGGTGCCGGCGTCGGGCGAAGACATCGGCCGGTCCGTGACTGCGGTGCAGAAAACGGCGTCGGTGCTTGGAAGTTCGACGGTGTCACCAGGGCTCTCTCCGACGCGAGGGTCGGCTGGTTCCACACCTGGTCCTCCGGCCGGGGCGGGATCAAGGCTCCGGCCGGCGTGGAGTTCGTGCCGATGATGCACCACGCGGGATCGGCGACCCCGCGGAGCTGCACCGGGCCGGAGAGCAGGGCAGAATCCTGCTCGGCTTCAACGAGCCCGACCGGTTGGACCAGGCGCACATGACTGTGAAGGAGGCGCGCGGCCTTTGGCCCCGGCTGGAGTCGACCGGAATGCGGCTCGGCGCTCCAGCGGTCGCGACCGGTGGTGATGTCGCCGGTGGCTGGCTCGACCGGTTCATGAAGGGTGCCGCCGCCCGTGACTACAAGGTCGATTTCATCCCCTTGCACTGGTATGGCGCGGACTTTGACGCCAGACGTGCGACAGCCCAGTTGCGCAGTTACCTCCAGGCCGTGCACCAGCGCCACGACTAGCCGATCTGGCTCACCGTATACGCGCTCATCGACTTCACGAACGGCACCCCGCGCTATCCGACCAAGGCTCAACAGGCGGCGTTCGTGGCGAAGTCGACATCAACGCTCCAGAGATTGCCGTACGTCCAACGCTATGCCTGGTTCACGCTCGCCACGGACCCGCGGCAACGGCAGCGGCCCGTACAACGGCGCCAGGGCCAACAGGGTCGGCGCGGCCTACCGCGCGGCAGACTGACGGTCCCGCCTCTGCCCACCGGCGCATTCTCTCCCAGGCATGGCCGCCTGCAAGCAAGGCCCCTGGGACGGGCCGTGCCAGCCAACGTGGTTCACCAAGCCTCCGCAGGTTTAGCCCTGGCCGGATTGGTTGCCGCACTCGTCAGCATCGCAGCCACGCGGCTCTCGTCATTACGCTGCCGTCCGGCTATCAGGGTTCGATCGCTGCCGCGCCTCGTGTGGCAAGGGTTGCGATGTCGCGGGCGAAGCCTTCCACGTCCTCAGGCCAACTCTCGGGCGGCTGGAAGATGAGCAGGGCGACAGCACCGTGCAAGGCGGCCGCGATGGCTCTGGTGAGCGCTGTCGCATCACCGCGGAGCGCGCCTGCCTTCACACACTCCTGGACCGTTCCACGCAGGAACCGGAAACAGGCCGAGGCTACTTGACCGCTGGCTTCGGTGGCTGGGCCGGTCATCACGAGACGGTAGCGGACGGGATGAGCCAGCCCGAACCGCACATAGGCGACCGAACGTTGGTGGAGCGCATTGAACGGGTCGTGCGAACCGGCGTCGGCAGAGGCATCGCCCATCCAGTCGCCCAGCTCACCCCAAACGCGTAGGCACACGGTGTGCAGCAGTTCGAGACGACTACCGAAGTGCAGGTAGACCGCCGGAAGGCTGACCCCCACCGCCTGCGCCACGGCCCGGATGGTGACCGCGTCCTCACCAGCCTTGTCGAGCAGCCGCTCGGCCGCCTCGACAAGTTCGTCACGCAGTCGCGCACCGTCCCCGCGTTGCGCCCGTCGCCGCCGCGGCGCAGCGACGGGCGGGGTGGAGGGCTCGGAGTCGAGCGGGTCCATCGTCACCACCTGCCCTGCGAGGCGGAAGAGTCGGCCGCCCCGGAGCCGATGCCGCTGCCGCGAGAGGTGGTGGGTGTCATCACGTCACTCGTCTCCGTGTTGTGGATCAGGGCCGTCGCATGTAACTTGTCGGCGTTAACTTAACTCTATAAACCAAGGATAGCCGATGACTGTCACCGCTGAGGAGATCTACGCCGTCGCACCGTTCGCGGAAACGCTCGGAGTGCGCTTTGCCGCGATCAATGCGTCGGAGGTTCGCGCGCGGCTCGACTACGTGTCGGCTCTGTCCACGCTGGGCGGCGGCCTGCACGGCGGCGCGCTGATGGGGCTGGCGGACGTGGCAGCCGCCGTGTGTGCCGCAGTGAACGGACCAGAGGGCACCTTGCCCCGAGGATTCCGCCTGGCAGACCGCGCGTGACGCGCTGGCCTCCCGCCCCGACCCGCTCGGACGGGTCGAATCCAAGTAGGTCTTGGGAGGAGATATGCGCGGTGGCGCCTGGGGCATCCCGAGGCGCCACCGCGCATATCTCCTTCAGGGTGCCGCCCGGCTGTCTGCGTGCCGGGTACACGCCAGCAGATGAGCCCCGTCCTCGGACCGCTCCAGCTCTTCTTTTCACCACGCAGTTCGTGCAGAGCGCTACCACTGGACGCCGCTGCAGGCCGGGCTCGTCAACTTCGTTCTCGCCGTCCAGGTACCGCGGTTGCTGGGGCGGGTGAGCAGGCCGAGAGTGTTGCTGATCGGGGTTGTCCTGACCACGGCGGGCATGGTGTGGCTCAGCCTCCTCGACCTGCACACCCCTACCTGACGGGCGTGGCGTTGCCGATGCTGCTCGTCGGCGCCGGGCAGGGTCTGGCCCTGGCCCCGCTGACCTCCAGCGGCGGCGACGGCGTCGCCCCCGCGGACGCGGGCGCCGTCTCGGGCCTGATCAACACCGTGCACCAGATCGGCAGCGCGCTGAGCCTCAGCATCCTGACCGCGGTGGCCACCACCATCCGCCCCGGCCACGGGGCCACCGACATCGCGGCCCGTTCAGGTGCCGCACTGACAGGCTCCGAAGTGCACACCCTCAATTCCGGGCACGTGGTAGCGGCGTCCCGCCCAGCACGTTCCCGGCTCCGTCCTCACGCGGGTACGGAGCCCGTTCCTAGCGCGTGGCGTACGCGCGGGATGAACGCGTGGGCTGCATCTCCGTCGGCCAGGCTCTGGCGGACCTTCCTCGGGTCGGCGGTGGCGGGGATCGGTTACCGTTCGTAGCCAGCAGGATCGTCAGGGCGCTGAAGTGGTCGGCAGCTGGCGTGAGTTGTCCGTGTCCAGGAGCCCGAGCCAGGCGAAGTGGGCGATGCGGTCCGCCAGGTCCTGCGACGCCGAGTCCGTCGCGAGATCGTCCGTGCTCGTCGGCGTCTGTAAGCGCTGCTGGGCGACGAGGGCGGAGCCGACGATCGACGTGCCCAGGTCGATCGCGAACGCCGTGAGGCCTGCTCCAGTTGCGCATTGTCGTGATCTGCGCGTTCGTGGGGGGCGCTCGTCTAGCACCCGGCGGCTCGTGGCAAGCATCGAATTGGGCAGCGGCGGAGAGGATGGCCAGGAAGAGCCGCCGCTTGTCGACGAAGTAGTCGTACACGGTGCGCTTGGACACCTCGGCTCTGGCCGCGATTGGAGGCGATCCCGGATCGAAGGGCGTCACGTTGACGTTCCGGCGAGCGAGGCCAGGCGCTCCATCTCGTCCACGCCGTCGGTGCAGCACCGCATACCAGCCGCCGGGGCCTTGGGCCGCTCGGGCAGCCGGAAGTTAAACGGCATCCGGTTTCGTCCTTGAACTATCGCCCGTCGTAGTCCCACACCGTGCAGACCAACCGGCGGCGCGGGCCTGCTTCTTCGACCAAGCGGGCCGCTCCGTCGACAACGCCGCCTTGGCGATGACCATGCCATCGGCCCTGGGCTGGAACACCGTGAAGTCCCAGTGCGTGCCGTCCTTGGGGAAGTCGGCGACGGTCTGCTCCAGCGACGGCATCCACGGCACCGGATGGGCCAGGTCCTTGCGCAGGATGCGCAGCCCCTGGCCTTGCGCATCGCCTTACCGTAGGAGAAGGCGAGCCTGGTCAGGCTGCCGGGGCGGTCAGAACCGCCTTGGCCGCCAGCCGGAGATTCCTGATCATCGGATTCGGGTCGCCCTTGCGGCTGACCAGGACGACCCGGCTGGATGGAGCTCCCTCGACCGGGACGGTGACGAGGTCGGGGCGCAGTGAGCTACGCCGATCGCCGACCGGTAGCACGGCGATCGCCCTGCCACTCGCGACGAGTTCGAGCTTGTCCTCGTAGCTCTCGATCGGCGGCACGCCGGCCCCGAGGATCCGGTAGGAAGCCCAGTCTGCGGTCTCGAACGCGCACGGCGCCGCCTCTTCGCCGGCCAGTTCTTCCGCGGTCACCGACGCGCGGCCGGCCAAGGGATGGCTGCGCGGGACCACGAGCATCCGAGGCTCCTCGTACAGCGGGGTGGTGAACACGTCGTCGGCAACGAGCGGCAGCGGGGCCCGCGCGATCAGGGCGTCGACGCGCCTGTCGGACAGCGCTCCGACGTCGCGGCAGCTCAGATGCCTGGTGGCGATCTCGGCGTCGGGGTAACGGCGGCGCAGTTCCCGCACGGCGGCAGTGATCACCAGGTCTTCGACGTAGCCGATGGCGATTCGTTCGGTCTCGGCTTGTTCACGCACGGCCAGCTCAGCCTGGCGGGCGGCCTGCAGCAGGTCTTGGGCCCGGGGGAGGAACGTCTGGCCGGCCGGAGTGAGCCGGGTGCCCTGGGCGGTGCGGTCCAGGAGTCGTGTGCCGAGATACTTCTCGAGCCGTTGGATCTGGCGGCTCAGCGCCGGCTGGGCTACGTGCAGGTCGGCGGCGGCCCGGCCGAAGTGCTGGTGCGCCGCCACCACGGTGAAGTAGCGCACGAGCCGCAGTTCCAGGTCCTGTCCGAGATCGTTCACCCTTGCAGGGTACGCGTCATGCTGTTTCGGAATGATCAGGTTGCCGGACCGGTCTTGGACGGCCATGCCGTCCTGGGCCTTGACTGAAGGAGCAACGTTTCCCCGAGAAAGCGACAGGCGCGATGAAGGCGATCCAGTTCCACGAAGCGGGCGGGCCGGAAGTTCTGCAGTACGACGAGGTGCCGGTTCCCGAGATCGGCCCGGGCGAGGTGCTCGTCCGGGTGCACGCGGCGGGCATCAACCCGCCGGACTGGTACCTGCGTGAGGGGATGAAGGTCATGCCGGCCGAGATGAGGCCGGCGCTGGAGCTCCCCCTGACCCCCGGAACGGACATGTCGGGCGTGGTGAAGGCGGTCGCTCCGGACGTCCGCGGGTTCGCCGTCGGTGACGAGGTCTTCGGCATGCTGCGGTTCCCCGGATTCGACGGCCGGACGTACGCCGAGTACGTGGCCGCGCCGGCTTCTGACCTGGCGCACAAGCCGGCCGGTATCGACCACGTGCAGGCGGCCGGGGCGCCGATGGCCGTGCTGACGGCCTGGCAGTACCTGGTTGATCTCGGCCACGACGTGCCATCTCCTTTCACCGGCCAGGTGCACCAGCCGGTGCCGATCACGCCAGGGATGACCGTGCTCGTCAACGGGGCCGCCGGTGGAGTGGGCCACTTCGCGGTGCAGCTGGCGAAATGGAAAGGGGCACACGTCATCGCGGTGGCCTCGGGCCGGCACGAACAGTTCCTGCGCAAGCTCGGCGCCGACGAGTTCATCGACTACACCAGGACGCGGGCGGCGGATGTGGTCAGCGGCGTCGACCTGGTGATCGACACCGTCGGTGGCCCGGACAGCTCACGCTTCCTGACTGTGCTCAAGCGCGGCGGCACCATGCTTCCGGTGTTCTTCGCCCAGTACGACCCCCAAGAGACGGCGAGTCTGGGCATCACGGTCTCGAACATTCAGGTGCGTTCCAACGGCCCCCAGCTCGCCGAGATCGGGCGCCTGTTCGACGAGGGCAAGCTGCAGGTCGGGGTGGACAGTACCTACCCGCTGCCCGAAGCGGCCAACGCACACACCCGAGCCGCACAGGGCCACATCCAAGGAAAAATCGTACTGACAATGGCCCCGTGATCGCCGAACTCCAACAGGCGGCGGCGAAATACACCCACACCCTGAACGAGCTCAATGCGCCCGAACTGGAAGCGGTTCCGACCGAATACACCACCTGGGCCTGAGGCAAGAGGCTTGCTACCAAAGGCTCGTGGATCAAGTTGCGCCTCGGGCAGAAGTCCCGGACCTGACTGCTCAGGCATTCCAGGGCTGAATAGCCAAGCGCCTGGCCTACGGCTGCGTCCCGATGCGGCTCGGCTGACACTGAAACGCAAGATCTACAGCACCCTCTTGATCCCGGGCAGGCCAGAGGGCCACGGCAGTGGAGCTCACGCAGCGCCACTGCAAGACCCTGCAGGCCCTCAACGACGCCGGGGTGCCCGAGGAGCTCATCCCCGAGTGGTACCACCGGCTGGTGACCTTGTCCGTGTCTCTGGTCTCCACCCACGCGGCCACCAATCCTCCAACCTGCCCGAGGCAAAACGGAGACTGGAAACCTTCCGAGTGATCACCCTCGGCCCCGACGCGGCAGACGTCCGCAACGCGAACCGCCGTCACCGCGCGATTTCCCGGACGTCGTCGGCCTGGTCCGCACCCGTATCCACCCCGTCAACTCGCCAGTTTGGCGAATCGTCAGGAGAGAAACATGAACCATCTGCCGGGCACCGACGTTGGGGTCCTGGTCCCGGTGGATTTCCACTTCAACGATCTGGACCCGATGGGCATGCTGCACAACAGCCGTTGTCAGATCTGGGTCGAGCGACCGTGGGGTGGAGTTCGGCCGGGGGGCAGGGCCTCGGCGGCGCGTCAGGCATCGAAGAGGACGGCTTCCAGGTGGTGAAGGCGTTCACCATCACCTACGACGTCCCGGTGATGGGCCTTGGTCAGTGCG
Encoded proteins:
- a CDS encoding sulfatase; protein product: MIRTRQLLPLIAGVVPLALAVQSGVSGAASRASPAGAGQATVAAERPNIVFVLTDDMSSNLLQYMPEVRKLQSQGTTFGDYVVSNSLCCPSRSSIFTGRYPHNTGVLSNEGPNGGFNAFHDGGQERDTFATALKAKGYRTAMMGKYLNGYSPGDTVDGQRPYVPPGWSQWDVVGGGYKGYKYDLAHNHSVQSHGDRPKDYLTDVLSKKSNAFVKKSAAASKPFLLEVALFTPHGPSTPAPRDEDAFPGLTAPRSPAFDTLPTDAPRWLARQDRLSPHEKNKIDEKFRKRAQSLQSIDRMIGKLRATVARAGEADKTYFVFSSDNGFHLGEYRLKAGKQTAFDTDVRVPLVIAGPGVAAGRTSDAQVSNIDLAPTFQRIGGAPVSPRVDGHSLLPLLDGGWDANSRQANLIEHRHAKRSPGDPDNNGGESISPPDYHALRTNAYTYVEYGNGAMEYYDLRTDPYQLRNVVSQLSGARRAELHDALTRLKQCDGDGCWSAGHP
- a CDS encoding ROK family protein, producing MTTRHGPRVLHLLRKHGPLTRGRLGALSGLSRTTLYDVVATLLDEGAVLASVPQAILRKRGRPAEVLALNPEAGHVLGIEFARDAVRVAAMDASHEIVGTAHEPHGVDVAWPVRVDLAWRLADALTGGTLRSDGVNGIGVGMAGPPERSSLLTVRHGGVAELVRERFGTRAPVDHAARLAALAETVWGAATGAQDVLYLRLSHDVGGGLVVAGRLHRGAHGTAGQFGHITVDADGAPCECGKTGCLETVASVGAVLNACRSVGGPAMDLPELEAALGSGDRTAHSVVARAGAQVGRVLADLCHAVGPDVIVVGGELVAACPAVMESIAHELASHAVRGPGPQPEVRSSGLGSFAAALGAVALHRQRTSPTSLRRLVEAGVVA
- a CDS encoding beta-1,3-glucanase family protein, which translates into the protein MTTSPNPYVLTRRRTLTAMAGAAMAGSAIVFTTPRTLAADDEPAAAAARRLPLTVVNHSGEFANRSVHLYIVGTKGDRQVRVTRRGTVERVKLSDNRDNGFTDYAIPLAARGNTELRLPYMSGRTYVALGHKLKFKAVRGADGNVALQHPAGWVESDEHGRPALGQTLRQPYTARQNKIGHHVGPST
- a CDS encoding DUF6745 domain-containing protein, which produces MPGQHDAEQLGFYDYFRGPCSLAEAERLAGLMRVARSAGRWWPFESVAVLTERPTVLHHDERSRLRGETGHAIVYPDGFAVRARHGGRVCHGSSGDSS
- a CDS encoding DUF6924 domain-containing protein, giving the protein MRPLIDRTGHDFETEALVVRTDFSDDGAWRVVVEQLAEGCAEYERDTHVVDDRAFEGASPEVVVLSTLLGDPRLEVVFLADAASMRGEYALLAVSTRDEELDEDDDEELGCVFRLLPALVNEMHVNLAIGHLDFWEYAHAAAQDPEHILRT
- a CDS encoding TetR/AcrR family transcriptional regulator — encoded protein: MDPLDSEPSTPPVAAPRRRRAQRGDGARLRDELVEAAERLLDKAGEDAVTIRAVAQAVGVSLPAVYLHFGSRLELLHTVCLRVWGELGDWMGDASADAGSHDPFNALHQRSVAYVRFGLAHPVRYRLVMTGPATEASGQVASACFRFLRGTVQECVKAGALRGDATALTRAIAAALHGAVALLIFQPPESWPEDVEGFARDIATLATRGAAAIEP
- a CDS encoding helix-turn-helix domain-containing protein gives rise to the protein MTPFDPGSPPIAARAEVSKRTVYDYFVDKRRLFLAILSAAAQFDACHEPPGARRAPPTNAQITTMRNWSRPHGVRDRPGHVDRRLRPRRPAALTDADEHGRSRDGLGVAGPGGPHRPLRLARAPGHGQLTPAADHFSALTILLATNGNRSPPPPTRGRSARAWPTEMQPTRSSRAYATR
- a CDS encoding LysR family transcriptional regulator translates to MAVQDRSGNLIIPKQHDAYPARVNDLGQDLELRLVRYFTVVAAHQHFGRAAADLHVAQPALSRQIQRLEKYLGTRLLDRTAQGTRLTPAGQTFLPRAQDLLQAARQAELAVREQAETERIAIGYVEDLVITAAVRELRRRYPDAEIATRHLSCRDVGALSDRRVDALIARAPLPLVADDVFTTPLYEEPRMLVVPRSHPLAGRASVTAEELAGEEAAPCAFETADWASYRILGAGVPPIESYEDKLELVASGRAIAVLPVGDRRSSLRPDLVTVPVEGAPSSRVVLVSRKGDPNPMIRNLRLAAKAVLTAPAA
- a CDS encoding NADP-dependent oxidoreductase; amino-acid sequence: MKAIQFHEAGGPEVLQYDEVPVPEIGPGEVLVRVHAAGINPPDWYLREGMKVMPAEMRPALELPLTPGTDMSGVVKAVAPDVRGFAVGDEVFGMLRFPGFDGRTYAEYVAAPASDLAHKPAGIDHVQAAGAPMAVLTAWQYLVDLGHDVPSPFTGQVHQPVPITPGMTVLVNGAAGGVGHFAVQLAKWKGAHVIAVASGRHEQFLRKLGADEFIDYTRTRAADVVSGVDLVIDTVGGPDSSRFLTVLKRGGTMLPVFFAQYDPQETASLGITVSNIQVRSNGPQLAEIGRLFDEGKLQVGVDSTYPLPEAANAHTRAAQGHIQGKIVLTMAP